gttgctaaggtgttggtaggcggttgctaaggtgttgctaggcggttgctaaccATTTTAGCCATGGCTGttattgctaagtggttgctatgtagttgctaaggtgttgctaggcggttgctaaggtgttgctaggtggttgctatgcagttgctaaggtgttgctatgtggttgctaggcagttgctaaggtgttgctatgtggttgctaggcagttgctaaggtgttgctaagtggttgctaaggtgttgctaggtggttgctaaggcggttgctaaggtgttgctaggtggttcctatgcagttgctaaggtgttgctaggcggttgctaaccATTTTAGCCATGGCTgttattgctaggtggttgctatgcagttgctaaggtgttgctaggtggttgctagtcggttgctaaggtgttgctaagtggttgctaaggtgttgctaggtggttgctaaggcggttgttaaggtgttgctaggtggttgctatgcagttgctaaggtgttgctaggtggttgctaggcggctGCTATGcggttgcaaggtggttgctaaggtgttgctaagtggttgctaaggtgttgctatgcggttgctaagttgttgctaggcggttgcttaggtgttgctaggtggttgctatgcagttactaaggtgttgctaggtggttgctaggcggttgctaaggtgttgttaagtggttgctaaggtgttgcgtCATTCAAAACGCTaggagggtgcgagtaaaacaccttccacggaagcaccgggctctctcaaacaccagagcaaatgagggacgaggatgggattcaaacccacacatgcagtgcacaatggattagaagtgcatcacctGAACTACTCGGCCACCTTGTCACAAATGTTCTCGCtctcctgatggaggctggactgtggcacatatgtgtatatgtatgttcttgcaactattttgcaaaaatattcggtaagatgatttgccataacatgcttcgaagcacgaagatggtgcaAGTAAGATAAgttccccggaagcaccgggctctcttaaatgaacgatgaggatgggattcgaacccacgcatgcagagcacaatgaattagcagtccatcgccttaaccactcggccacctcgtcacataggttgccactttactgatggaggctggactgtggcacatatgtgtacgtgtatgtttttgcaactattttcggtaagatgacactcaattttggcataacatgcttcgaagcacgaagagggtgcaagtaagttacactgtaaaaacaattctgtaaaatttacgggaaaatactggcagctatggttgccagaacttttttgtaaaaaatacagaatttttctgtaaaattgtttttacagaaacatgttgtatttttaacaagaGTAAATTGtattcattaactgatgcaatgATCATTTACAAACCCTTgagttaataatttatatttgcagaaagcaactacgttttaattggcatttactggcattaaaatcaacattttaaatgtctaagtaatatATCTGAGCAGATTGAGAACCATCgtacatcagttcactacaaaaactttttaaataaagtcatttaatgcattattgtgttcatgtgtaaCTGTAATTAACAAATAGaatttcactgcattagtaactacacagttacctttaaacaaaagaagatgcagcataacatcagatTCACTGTGTTCATCTTGGACTTGTACACAGATGCTACTGTCCTCCACAATggttaaacaaaaatgttttacagtattttgctgttgtttttcctgattttacaaaataatactGTTAGCTGTGGTTgtcagtaatctactgttttttaatattttacattcgtaaattcaatgtacagaatttttctgttaaaatacattccacagtctgtatttttcatcgaacAAATTTAACCCATTAAATAGCAAAGCAAAATCcacactagtgtcctcactacagagggttgaacactcagacagtgatgtTAATGAGATAAATacgtgtctaattaaaggaggattaataattattgatgaacaagtgttaacaaggagaatcactgaaggaaagaacaacaagaccaaataacacaaattacagccaaaatcaaagatgaaatcaactgaggataaaactctaaataaaaataataattaataaaaataattacacaataaaacttttatttctcaagatctcagcagagatcattaaacaactccacaaacatcaggagcttcacttattactgacctCTGACTgtttctgtcacatgaacaaaagctcttaatgaaatttctgttgttcatttgaagtcaccatgatggaaGACAGAGTCTGTTTTAGTCGGGATCTTCAACTGCTTGATTCAAAATAGGTTTTACTTTGGTTGCAATAATTAATAGTGATAATCACGCTAATTGCATAACATGAAAAGCTTAAACATACATAAAATTAAGTGTGATGAGATTAACTATCTTATCAAAGTCACCTGTGCATTTTTGGTAAATATCATCTGTAGTGTGAGAATTGAATACAATAcagcaaccatggttgaggttcatatcctgattcttgatgtctgtgtgtcttagAAAAGTTGCTAAAGCACTCTAGGTTTTCTGAATGAACTCTAATGATTAATCTCATTATAATGGTTTGTTGACCTTTCTGGAAGCTGTACTACTGTCCAAACATGACATATATTAATTACAATTAGTTCCAACATTTTGTTGTGACTTATTAAAATCAATTCTGTAATAAGTACTTAAAAGATTTCATGTCTTGTGTTGCTGTaactgatgagtttcagaaaGTCAGTTATAACAGCCAGAGAAACATTTCTCAGAGGTCTAAATGTTTAAGAGCTCAACTaatgcagcctctgatctccatgatggtgaggtcaaatcaaacattttcaataaaaatataaacctctgttaattatcaaatattcttgcagatatgagagaattgaagtcaaactgtaatcagtgaagctgctaatgctgaTATTTAATATagttgtttaatcctctgttttaattcagttggtttggtatGTGGcggtgtctgtagttttatttctggttgtgtgctgcaggtgttcatcaattcacttatttgtggtcattcactctgtctagtggactaaactaattgactaatttagggactagtgaatgagggtgtgtggtgagatttcagacactctgattagtttctcgaaaacaaaggttagatctgttacagttattttccgtattttgcacagaaatgagctgttagtcatttaacaggttttcactgtagattgtacagacttttactgttaaaatcacagacatttttttacagtgtatatataaataacttcTAATAAATCTGATTTTCCTCTACTCAGGATGGACAGTGGTTGTGGACTGATGGATCTGGGTTTAGTTATACCAACTGGTGCTCAGGAGAGCCTAGTAAGGGGAACGAGAACTGCTTGGAGATCAATTGGAcatgtgagtgagagtgtatgtgtgtgtttggtcatTTTAGTGGTCTAAGTTCACAAAGTAACTTGAAATGCTTCATCTTGTCAAAGGATTAAAGTTGATATTATACATGTTCAAACATGCATGATCACCGCTGATCtaagtttctttttctttcttcccaACATCAAAGCGTTGCTGGAACAATCAAGGCTGTTCGACCTCGATGGGCTATTTGTGTGCTAAAAAACTGTGATTGAATGCAGTCATCCTGTTACAGTTTTCCTGTACTGCGCACTTTTCCAGTGTCTTTACAATGTTGTTGTATATGTATGACTTCACTTGAATCCTAATACATTATCTTCATCACACCTCCAATCACTAAAAGCTAACTTATTTGTACATGCTGTGGTAAATGTGTGTTGTATTAGAATCTGTTGGATTCTAAGCAGTGGTGGCTGGTGAGAAATGTTCTTTGTGTGTctgtggtttatatatatataatatattaaatattaaaatattaaatatatataaatatataaaaaatagatttatatatatatatatatatatatatatatatatatatatatatatatatatatatatatatatatatatatattaaagcaatgagtttctaaaaaaaaaataatgtttaaacaaCTTTTATACCTAAGGTATTTTAGAGCTCTGATCCCTAATCgagtacattttaatattaaatcacCCTTTTACATGAACAAATACGCAATTTGATTtgttaaatgatatttaataaacagatttatttaaaaatggttaaaactgTTCAAAATTGTTTATTACGATGACCAAAAGAGcgtaacatgctgcaatttaagaaaacgtgcaattacaaaaacaccatcaaattaagaaaagatcttcatcagtttgacggCACATGGACTGCAAATTGTCCCAACATAAACACATTTTTGAACATGCTGTATTGtcacacaatgcaaaaaaatgtgttgcattttctcacaatgcagaCATATTACAAAAacttgctgcattttctcacaacacaatgcAAAtatttcaaggagaccctaaaatgtGACGGACCCAGcaatttaggttatggttatttaggctaaaaatactaaatacacaggaattggatattaaaataaacaaacaaaaaactcacctttcaaagatcatctACAACTTCACTGAGGAATAGTCATGGCAGTGGCGTCGGTcacatttttgggtccccttgaaatgtttccgttgtgttctgttctttttgtgttgtgagaaaatgcagcacgttttattaatttgtttccgttgtgggaaaatgcagtgaaTTTTTCAtgtgcgttgtgaggatttgcagcatgtgtgctgttaaATGGATAAAAATCTTTTAATAATTTACTCAGCCACCGTAGTTTTAATCCACTGATTAATCAAAACatcaaacatattaaataaatattttaaaatagcatttgctgaaatgcttttattcttcttttttttttttacattttaagtgtCACTTTTGGTCCACCATAATTTTATGAGAGCTTAAATATGTATCtagatatttagtttttattcaaaTATGTCTTTATTTACATGTCTTACCCACATTCTCCCATTTATGAATAGTGTTGATTTATTTGAAATTCTGTATCATCAGGGTTTACTTATCAAGGCAAGTATAAAAGCAGATGTCACAGTTTGGGACTTGTTTTAGTGTTTTCTGCGTTTGTTTCTGCATTTTCCCCTCTTTGTTCCAGTTCCTGCCACTAATTTCCTTCACCTGTATCGATGGTTAGTTCAATCTGAATCACCTGTATTAGTTCATCAGTGAGTGTATTTGAGTTCCTCAGCACCATTTAGTTTTTGTCTGGTTTGGTTTTCTTCAGGTTTCTGTTGTTATTTACTGTCTCTGTGTTTGGTTTCGTGAATGTTTACTTTATTAGACGTTTAATATTTTTGactttgttaatttgtttgtttgcctgTGTACTCACTTTATGACAGCAGGGTTGATTGAGCAACTTCACAAACTCTTCAGAAATTATTAAATCGGAACACTGAGGTGATTTAGGCATCATGAGCTACTGAACAACTCTAATATTCTGAATTGTTCTGTTTATTAATTTTCAGGTTCATGATGATTCTCAGTGTTCTGCtgcttttcattttctccatggGGAATGCTGCAGGTAACCAGTAAACTTGTCAACTCCTTCTTTAAAAGTTTTACTTTTTGGGTTTAAGAGCGAATAAGGATTACGCATGTTTACCAGGCTTAATCATAATTTCTTTTAAGTGTCTAATTACTGATGTTGCTGGAAATATCACAACCCTGTATTTATATACTGTGTAGACTTGGATGAGAAATGCCCCTGTGGGTGGAGAAACTCTGGATCTCGATGCTTTAAGTTTTTCTCCACGTCTGTTAGTTGGGTCACAGCAGAGGTAATGTGTTTGAGACCACATTTAATTTAAAGCCCTTCATGATCTTGGCTAATACGAACTTTTAATTGACACTTTTTATAAACCTGTCTCCAGAAAAACTGTCAAAGTCTTGGTGCGAATCTTGCTTCTGTGCATAACAAAGTGGAAAATGACTTCCTGCTGAGTCTGGCTGGTGATTCCACACGTTGCTGGATTGGGGGCTATGATGCTGAAGATGTAAGACTTAACTTTGGCATACTTGGTAGGGTTACTGGTCTGAGAATATGAGTACTAATCCACATGAGGTGATCTCTCATTAGGCAGAAAATTGGTTTTGGTCTGATGGATCTCCATTTGGTTATACCAACTGGTGTTCAGGAGAGCCTAACAACAAGAATACAGAGCACTGCTTGGAGATCAACTGGACAGGTAAGAGGgctttttatctatttatttattattattattataatatatttatatattttttttaatctataatcTCTTATTCCCCTTCCTCAGCGAACCACTGCTGGAATAATACACCTTGTTCAAGTACACAAGGCTATATTTGTGCCAGAAAACTGTGAGTTGATACCTGTGGTGTGCAGTCATGATTGGGCTAAATTCAGATTCCATTGTCATCAGCTCTGAACTGCttcaataaattaaattgttgtAATCATCTcttgtggtgtatgtgtgtaaaacatGGTTAATTTTAAGGGTGTGGTCCTCAGAATACTAAGTGTCATCCAAGGTGCTGGTAGTCCGGTGACACACAGATGAAAATCTGTTTGAGGAACCCTGCATTGTGGATGTAATATGGGAAAAAGTGACACAATGGCTTtagtctttttaaaatgtatgtttttgcacCAGGTGTTGCAGGAAATACAGATTAAAGTGTTCATATTGTGCTATTTGAAATacagtgtgtttatttttttcctttaaaccTTTCTAATAAGTGTATGAA
This region of Danio aesculapii chromosome 4, fDanAes4.1, whole genome shotgun sequence genomic DNA includes:
- the LOC130222631 gene encoding ladderlectin-like; amino-acid sequence: FRFMMILSVLLLFIFSMGNAADLDEKCPCGWRNSGSRCFKFFSTSVSWVTAEKNCQSLGANLASVHNKVENDFLLSLAGDSTRCWIGGYDAEDAENWFWSDGSPFGYTNWCSGEPNNKNTEHCLEINWTANHCWNNTPCSSTQGYICARKL